One genomic segment of Amycolatopsis sp. WQ 127309 includes these proteins:
- a CDS encoding substrate-binding domain-containing protein codes for MRETGADRRQRVLAVVEARGEVRVTDLAAELEVSVITARRDVEDLAREGRLRRGHGVARSLVPVRRAPVPGERGTGVVALVVPERHAYLNEVVHGAREALEEAGTRIVLHPAPQVAGAERPIVERALAGDDVRGLLIAPRWRTVAAEAADDGWLAGVEVPVVLLERRPRRGSALHARDSVCTDHWFGMHLAVAHLVALGHRRLVLAARDDSPTARALRAAFAEICAARPQVEDAAAVLSAPDAGADPAAVAAGPSLADVVRERGTSGVVMHGDVDALMLVRQLAEAGIAVPRDCSVVAYDDVVAALGSPPLTAVAPAKAEVGRLAAGLLLERLEAGAGPARQVAVLPELKVRGSTRSFDRVERNY; via the coding sequence ATGCGGGAGACGGGTGCGGACCGGCGGCAGCGGGTCCTGGCCGTGGTCGAGGCGCGCGGCGAGGTGCGGGTCACCGACCTCGCCGCCGAGCTGGAGGTCTCGGTCATCACGGCCCGCCGGGACGTCGAAGACCTCGCCCGCGAAGGCCGGCTTCGCCGCGGTCACGGCGTCGCGCGGTCGCTGGTGCCGGTGCGGCGGGCGCCGGTGCCGGGGGAGCGGGGCACCGGCGTCGTCGCGCTGGTCGTGCCCGAGCGGCACGCCTACCTCAACGAGGTCGTCCACGGCGCCCGCGAAGCGCTGGAGGAGGCCGGCACGCGGATCGTGCTGCACCCGGCGCCGCAGGTCGCGGGGGCGGAGCGGCCGATCGTCGAACGTGCGCTCGCCGGCGACGACGTCCGCGGCCTGCTGATCGCGCCGCGCTGGCGCACCGTCGCGGCCGAAGCCGCGGACGACGGCTGGCTGGCCGGCGTCGAGGTGCCCGTGGTCCTGCTGGAACGCCGTCCCCGCCGGGGAAGTGCCCTGCACGCGCGGGATTCGGTGTGCACGGACCACTGGTTCGGCATGCACCTCGCGGTGGCGCACCTGGTCGCGCTCGGGCACCGGCGGCTGGTGCTGGCCGCGCGTGACGACAGCCCGACGGCGCGGGCGCTGCGCGCCGCCTTCGCCGAGATCTGCGCCGCGCGGCCGCAGGTCGAGGACGCGGCCGCGGTGCTCAGCGCGCCGGACGCGGGCGCCGACCCGGCCGCCGTCGCCGCCGGGCCCTCGCTGGCCGACGTCGTGCGCGAGCGCGGGACGTCCGGGGTGGTCATGCACGGCGACGTCGACGCGCTGATGCTGGTCCGGCAGCTGGCCGAGGCCGGCATCGCCGTGCCGCGGGACTGCTCGGTCGTGGCCTACGACGACGTCGTCGCGGCGCTGGGGAGCCCGCCGCTGACCGCGGTGGCGCCGGCCAAGGCCGAAGTGGGCCGGCTCGCGGCCGGGCTGCTGCTCGAGCGGCTCGAAGCGGGCGCCGGGCCGGCGCGTCAGGTCGCGGTGCTGCCCGAGCTGAAGGTGCGCGGCTCAACGCGATCGTTTGACCGAGTTGAGCGGAATTATTGA
- a CDS encoding TetR/AcrR family transcriptional regulator, with translation MPTGSSSGDVPAVGLRERKKTIAKQALRRAAFDLFTTQGFEATTVEDIARRADVSRASFFRYFTAKEDVLAADDAERREAFFALLDKENKPLLAGLHAAVSAYLAGMDAEALAHAAAYTRIMVSSRVVLGQAYENRIRWLSELETHVRGRLAGAADLDVVAPLVADLTLGVLETAFRLAAVRPGTPFEKVVDHGFRMLGAVDS, from the coding sequence ATGCCGACTGGAAGCTCGTCCGGCGACGTCCCGGCGGTCGGCTTGCGCGAGCGCAAGAAGACCATCGCGAAGCAGGCCCTCCGCCGGGCCGCGTTCGACCTCTTCACCACCCAGGGCTTCGAGGCCACCACGGTCGAGGACATCGCGCGGCGCGCCGACGTCTCCCGGGCCAGCTTCTTCCGCTACTTCACGGCCAAGGAGGACGTCCTCGCCGCGGACGACGCCGAGCGGCGCGAAGCGTTCTTCGCCTTGCTGGACAAGGAAAACAAGCCGTTGCTCGCCGGCCTGCACGCCGCGGTGTCGGCCTACCTGGCGGGGATGGACGCCGAAGCGCTCGCGCACGCGGCCGCCTACACCCGGATCATGGTCAGCTCCCGCGTGGTCCTCGGCCAGGCCTACGAAAACCGCATCAGGTGGCTGAGCGAGCTCGAGACGCACGTCCGCGGGCGGCTGGCCGGCGCGGCCGACCTGGACGTCGTCGCGCCGCTGGTCGCCGACCTCACGCTCGGCGTGCTCGAGACGGCGTTCCGGCTCGCGGCCGTCCGGCCGGGCACGCCGTTCGAGAAGGTCGTCGACCACGGCTTCCGGATGCTCGGCGCCGTCGACTCGTAA
- a CDS encoding cation:proton antiporter: MLTVLFGVAGLLALAAAVLPKLVAERPFSTPLVMLVAGIGLGLLPLPAPYGGGWTDPTAHLESVESFAQLGILASLAGAGLSVDRPFGFRAWASTWRLLGITMPAMIVVVAVLGWWWLALPAGAALLLGSVLAPTDPVLAGDVGVPSPDVEPGLARDNEIRFTLTTEAGLNDGLTMPFVLLALALAGQRAGVDLRWILVDLVLPVAVGVLVGLAAGWVLGWAMFRAPSSRLRLAEYADGLVLLALAFLPYAVAELVHGNGFVAVFVAAVAVRTQERSHEYHGVLHSFGRQLERLFVAIALLGLGLAIGDGLLQGITVVEVVLTVVAVLVVRPVLGWLSLLGSSAGRHASPAIAFFGVRGIGTLFYLAYALDRFPVPRPDVLWRIGALAVALSVVVHGILAEPAIRRIESLGGHLPVG; the protein is encoded by the coding sequence ATGTTGACCGTCCTGTTCGGCGTCGCCGGGCTGCTCGCGCTCGCCGCCGCGGTGCTGCCGAAGCTGGTCGCCGAACGGCCGTTCTCGACCCCGCTCGTGATGCTCGTCGCCGGCATCGGCCTCGGGCTCCTCCCCCTGCCCGCGCCCTACGGCGGCGGCTGGACCGACCCGACCGCGCACCTGGAGAGCGTCGAATCGTTCGCCCAGCTGGGCATCCTGGCGTCCCTGGCCGGCGCCGGGCTGTCCGTGGACCGCCCGTTCGGGTTCCGCGCCTGGGCGTCGACCTGGCGGCTGCTCGGGATCACGATGCCCGCCATGATCGTCGTGGTCGCGGTGCTCGGCTGGTGGTGGCTGGCGCTGCCCGCCGGCGCCGCGCTGCTGCTCGGCTCGGTGCTCGCGCCGACCGACCCGGTGCTGGCCGGGGACGTCGGGGTGCCGTCACCGGACGTCGAGCCGGGTCTGGCGCGGGACAACGAGATCCGGTTCACCCTGACCACCGAAGCCGGGCTCAACGACGGGCTCACGATGCCGTTCGTCCTGCTGGCCCTCGCGCTCGCCGGGCAACGCGCGGGCGTCGACCTGCGGTGGATCCTGGTCGACCTCGTGCTGCCGGTCGCGGTCGGCGTGCTCGTCGGGCTGGCCGCCGGCTGGGTGCTGGGCTGGGCGATGTTCCGGGCGCCGTCGTCGCGGCTGCGGCTGGCCGAGTACGCCGACGGGCTCGTGCTGCTCGCCCTGGCGTTCCTGCCGTACGCGGTCGCGGAACTGGTGCACGGCAACGGGTTCGTCGCGGTCTTCGTGGCCGCCGTCGCGGTGCGGACGCAGGAGCGGTCCCACGAGTACCACGGCGTGCTGCACTCGTTCGGCCGGCAGCTGGAACGGCTCTTCGTCGCGATCGCGCTGCTCGGTCTCGGCCTGGCCATCGGCGACGGGCTGCTGCAGGGCATCACGGTCGTCGAGGTGGTGCTGACGGTGGTCGCGGTCCTGGTGGTCCGGCCGGTGCTCGGCTGGCTGTCGCTGCTCGGCTCGTCGGCCGGGCGGCACGCCTCCCCCGCCATCGCGTTCTTCGGCGTGCGCGGGATCGGCACGCTGTTCTACCTCGCCTACGCCCTCGACCGGTTCCCGGTGCCGCGGCCGGACGTCCTGTGGCGGATCGGCGCCCTCGCCGTCGCGCTGTCGGTGGTGGTGCACGGCATCCTCGCCGAACCGGCGATCCGCCGGATCGAGTCCCTCGGCGGCCACCTCCCGGTCGGCTGA